Sequence from the Ziziphus jujuba cultivar Dongzao chromosome 9, ASM3175591v1 genome:
TCtattaaagtttatatataaatataaattatcaaatatattatgtatgtattaatagataatattattttgtatttgattaaaaaaacaaaatacctACAGCAGTGaagataaatttgtttttaattgggGTATATTTGaccatttttatttgattaagcaAAAAGGTATCttctattacccaaaaaaaatatcagGTGTCTTCATGATGTGAATGCCAACTCCATCCAAACAGGTATCCATGGGGCTCTCTTCTTTGAGCAAATGTTTCAGAGATAGGAAAGTCGATTGGTTTCCATGCCCATGCAACGTTCAAGAGCGGCAAATTTATGATTTGGAATTTTCATGGAAAATGTGTGCAACTCTAAGCCatacaaacaaaatataaggaaaagaaaatacgGGAATTGATGATGCAAGCTCCATCCTACCGCAGAGAGAAAAACCAGAGAAACTTGGAAATTGATGATGCCTCTCCGTTGCCCTTGCAGTTGGCCCAGACGATTTGGAAGCTGGAAACCCATTACCATTTGAGGTCTGATTCAGGACAATCAAATTAACTAGCAAAGCCGGTTTCAAGAGGTACTAGGAAAAGAGATCCAACTGGCTGGAAATGTTGGTGTACATGGTTGGGCACATATAGAACAGACGGACAGAAATGCATGTCGGTTTGACCACACAACAACCAGAGTCTGATCTATCGGAAATACCTTGGTAAGCACCAGATCATGGAGTAAAAGAGATCAACTTTAATGGATCATACCTGGGAAGAATTTACAAAGCTGTGGCGGGTGTAGGTGCTGCTGCAACGAAGTATCAAGGAGGGATATTATTTGCAAGGCAAGGCATGAGATAGTTTCATGTGATTGTGCTCTCGAAACTGAACTATGATCTTGACTACAGATTGTGCACGAACAAGTAGTTTGCCATCATAAAGCTGTTAAAGCTAATGCTTCATGGTCAGCAAGCATACTTTCAAGATCAATGAGTAGAGGATGGATCGGCCAACATTAATGctacaaatattattaattttgtgtaGACATACTGCATCTACTAATTTGATTACCagttttttccctctttttttttttttttcagccaaCTGATGGAACAATGAAacaatatttcatttacatGCATTACAATTAGTTATCCATTAAAAGGTTCAATTTACCCatgtttgttttctaatttctattaattttcaaccattaacATAAATCACCATATCACTGCCATTGGCTTAGATCAAGAAGAACCATCCAATCTAATCATCAATCGGGctcttttcttctccttcttttggTCGTATGTTTCAGAGCTCGGAAAGTTGGTTGGTTTCCAAGTCCACTAATTTTATGATGCGAATGTTGAAGGAGAATGTGTGAACCTATCAGCCACAagcaaaatttaatgaaaaaaaaaatatgggattttttttttatttcttatttttttatttttatttttgggtaatgaagaagaaaaggtaATTGATCATGATGCATATTCCATCCTGCAACAGAGAGAAACCAGAAACAATATAACATTGAGGTTTGACCCGTAAAGCTGGTTCCAAGGGATttaccaaacaaaagaaaacgcTGGTTTCAGGAGGTACTAAGGAAAAGAGAGGGAACACAATCAAGCTCATTACGACAACCTAGAAAGGGAGAGAAATACATGTCGTTTTGGCCACATAAACCTAATTCAGATCCATGGAATGTAATCAGAATGGCTGCCAATGCCATTTCTCAATACATATACTTGAAAAGTTTCCAGGCAGCCCATCATCAAGGAGACACAGATTCCTCGAAAGCACCAGATTATGGAGTAATCAAGATCAACTTCGATTGACCATACCTCAGAAGAACATATATTAAGGTGTAGTGGCCGTACGTGCTGTTGCAAGGAACCACAAGGAGAGATCTTATTTGAAAGACAAGGCATGAGGTAGTCTCCTGTGATTGTGCTCTCAAACTGAAACTATGATCTGGACTACAGATTGGGCACGAACAAGAGGCAGTTTGCTATCAAATAGCTGTTAAGCTAATGCTTCATGGTCAACAAGCACACTTTCAAGATCAATGAGTGAAGGTTGGATTGGCCAACAATAGGATAAAGGGTTAGATCACTCACTCCACACCTGTTCTAAACTTCTCACACACACGACAGGCAAAAACATTCACGCGAAGAATCCTAGTCTCCACCTGCATTTTCTTTCCCTCCATTTCATAGACTAACCAGGGCACCCATCTAAGGAGATAAAGTACTCTCTGTCCTCTCTCTTATTGCACCCATACGGTGCAATGGAGCAGTGTTGATCTTGCAGTTGATCAAGGTTTATTTATCAACTGACGTAGACAATCTGGAGAGAGCAAGGGAGACTTGGTGTTGGGCCCAAGATCTTGATCAAAATATATGAACCAAACTCCAGAAACAATGAATTACATACAATACGATCCTTCTAAATTGGAAATATATGAACCAAACTTCTAAAATGGAAAGTTAGGATTCATACCAGAGAGAAGAGACAAAAAGCATGAATATACAATTAGGCAGGTCATATGAATACTATAAGAGGAAAAGACAAACACTGCACAGTATATGCTGCCTATAccgaataacacaaaaacagccccaaaaaaaagagtaaataaaAGGATAACAATAAacgtgaaaagaaaaaagagacatTCGGAAGAGGAAGGACGAACAATAAATTATTAACAAGAGTTAAGCAATTCTATATTCTAATCTGTTGTTACAAAATTTAAGCATCGAAGACTATATGTCAAACCAAAAGACAAAAGGAAACTATAAATAGTGGAAAAGAGAACAAACTGAGGAAAATTGGAGAGGATAAAACATCATATGCCCAATCTCAGCTCATGAATTCGTCAACCTGTAAATAATGGAATTGACCGGTCATGAGCACGCCTTCCTCTTCGGCGCTCAGGAACTGTAGGTATGGTACAAAACATCCATCTAAAACTCCAATTATGAACGAAAAGTAAGAGGCCCTCTTTTGGCCACCAAATTCTCAGGGAGTGAGGAGGTTTGGATAATAGAACCAGGTGAGAAGTATAAGTGGTGGGGAGTGGGAAGTAGCCAATCATCAGAAATCTCAAGATACATAAGCGAGCTGATATTTAGTCCCGTAAAATCCGTAATGCAGGGCATCCCTCAATTCGGGGAGTTCCTTTTGTACTAGGTATACTGCCGGTTAGTTTCGGACAATTTATTATAGAAAGATCTCTAAGACGGGGTAAAGCTCCACCTCCCGGAAGCAACCATGCTTGCCATTCTGGCATGTtgctaaaatgtaaaatttccaGGCAAGGAAATGGATTTGTCACCAAACCATAAAACTCTCTGCTTATTACTACCAGCGTACCAAACCGTTCAATATAAAGCTCTACGAGAGAAGGTAACTGGCCAAGCGAAGGCAATTGAAAACAGTTTTCACCGTCGCTTAAACAAATGCAGcataaattagtaaataatgCATTACCAAACCATTCAGGGAATCTGGTACCTCGATAAGAGAAGACAGATAATTTCTCCAACTTTCTGGCAGGCCTGAGGTTGTCGAGGACTTGAAGTTCGACTTCTGAATTGTCAGCAGGACCATCCCATTTGAAACATATATCGGTTAGCTGCAACTTACCCTCTAAATTGGCCTGCAAAATATCCCCAACAATAACATTTTGGAGCCCTGAAATACAAAGTCTTCCACACAATTGAAGATTCTGAAGCTCCTTGATGCCAGATCCGTTGCCCTTGCCCAGAACAAAATTGGTTAACGTCCGCAGGTCTTTCAAAGCAGACATGTGCGGTGGCATCTCCACCAGAGGTGTGCCTGTAGTGTCAAGGCGGCGTAACTTGGTTAGGTGCCTCATAAGGGATGGCAGTCGAGCAAGAGCGGTACAGCATACCAATAGTAAAGTCTGCAGGTGAACCCAACTACAAACTACATCAGGTATCGCTTGCAATTGAGTATAAGACAAGTCCAAGTATCTTAGATGCTTCAACATGCCAATGGAATCGGGCAACTGGGTGATAGGATACATGGACAGAGAAAGCACTCTCAAGTATGTCAGAATTTGGAACAACCTTGTCAGCGCCGAGCGGTCCCATTTGAATGTTTTGTTGTCCTCCATGGGTCCCAAAGGCAGGAATGTGCGCAGGCGCTTGCTTTCAGACAAAGCCTCAAATTTCTTGACATCCTGAATCTCTCGTCTCTTATACGACAAATGACGAGTCCTGCGCACAGGGGTGAAGGAGCTATTGTTCTCCAGCCTCAAACAGAACTGTCCCGACAGCGATGTAGCCAAATTGTTCACAAGGCAGTGCATGGTGAAATAGGATTCGTTTTGTCTTGATTGATGGATCAAGGACCTCGATTTCAGATCGTGGAAGTACTCCTCCCCGACTTCTTCGATGGTCTTCCCATTTTGAGGTTCCAGAAGCCCTTCTGCCATCCACAAGGAGATTAAGTCTTGCATCTGGAATTCACAACCACAGTGATATATAGAGCAGTGAGTAAAGCATCGCTTGAGATGTTGAGGAAGGGAAAGGTAGCTGAACCATAAAGCAGGAAGAATATCACTCTCCTTTTCAGACCGATTCCATATTGGGCTGCTTAGAATCCTGTCCCATTCCTCGGGATTGCGTTCAAGCCGCAAAATGCAGGCCATCAATTTGATTGCGAAGGGATTGCCTTGGCATTTGCTAACAAGCCTTTTGCCAACTAATTCCAGATACTGAGGAAAATGTGAGGATGTGGCGACGCCGTGAAAGATTTGTTCGGAGAATAGCTTCCAGCAATCTTCATCATGAGAGATGGGGTTGAGGTGGCGAATAATTGAAAAGGTAGGCATCAGCACAGGTTCAGGACATGTGGAAGCGGTCATAATGATCTTACTCCGACTACTTCCAAAATCAGAAAGAATCCCCAAGACATCGGGATCAAAGGGATTGCGGTTGCAATTAGAATCCAGAACAAGTAGGAAATTCTTGCCGGCCAAAGCATCCTTCAATCTAGCTTGAAGTTTGGATGCATCCTCCTCTTGCGGATTACAGGGGGGTTGGCAAGGGAGCTCCTCCAAAAGCGTTCTAGTCATTCTCAGAGCATCAAAGTCATCTAACACAGGGACCCAGAGCAGAAGGTCAAAATGGGCGTTAATTCCATCATCAGAAAAAACGAATTGAGCAAGAGCAGACTTGCCAATCCCATCAGGGCCCACTATGAGTGCAAACTTATTAGTGCCACAGGCatcagcatcatcatcatcatcatcatcatcagagaGCAACCAGCCAACAATGGCCTCAACATCAGAATCTCTGCCATAAAGCTTAGATTCCTCAACAAAAGAGGTTGAGGGTATCCTCCGGAGAGGTCTATTACTGTCAGCACCTTCTTTCAACAGCTTCTCAGTTACCACGTGCAGGGAAGTCGACAGTATCCATCCttccattctctctctctctctctctctctctctctctctctctctctctctctctctccacccCTTAAATGGTGCGTTCTGTGAAGGTGGGAAATGATAGATTTAATCTGGACCGTTTAAAGGGTTTCTCTTTGCGACTCAACCCAGAACCCAGTTCCTACCATGATTGATCAAAAGCTAAGGTTTGGATTAGATGGTGTGGAGTGGAAACCGATTGATTCGATCGGGAATGATGAAATTTTCCTGAACCAAACGATATATGATTTGGGTAATTATTTGGGTAAGTAAGGGTTTCTGTGTCTCATCATCAACCCGATTACTAGCTAGATTTTCTAAAGCCGACCCAAACAGAAACCCAGGAGATTTGTCACTGAAGTGGACAGTATCCATTGTTCCATTTTCCCTctctatatctctctctctctctctctctctcttctttctctctcttctttctctctccctctcttctgTCTCTTACCCTTAAAACGGTGTGGAGTAGAAAATGATCTAGATATAGGCTTTGGGTGCGTTCTGTGAAGGCGTGGGAAATGATAGATTTAATCTGGACCGTTTAAAGGGTTTCTATGTGAAGGTGGGAAATGctagattttctttctttctttccctcttttttttcttttttttttttttaattttggataaGAGATTACTAAAATTTCTTTGAAGGTTCGTTTTTCCACTTTACCATTGCCAGCTAATGCTAAGGTAGTGCCCCTGGTTAACGTGTCagtatttacttttatttttttatttttttattttttaaattatagtttattttagtttaatgaCTTGTTCTTGTTGGTTAAtcgtaataaaataattttattaactaCAAATGTGagaaactccaaaaaaaaaaaaaaaaaaaacactataaatgtaagaaagagaaacaaaaacgTAAACACAGGATAAAACACAATTAAAAactatgttaatttttaattttatactcttttttttttctttcttcatagttaatgtttattaaattaagcaaactaatgataatttaaaaaattaattaattaattaattaattaattaaagaaagaaaaaataaaataaaataaaacaatacaaAACTGAAGATGTCAAAAAATGGCGGCTTGTGTGGGCCAGGTGCAAACCCGTAGAGTGCGACGTGGCAGTGTTGGTATTACGGGTTATTTGCATTTTTAGCCAATCTTGCAAGTTCGATATCAtctttaatttttggtattttgtcCAAAAGAGTTAGTTTTTTTGTAGCTTTTGAAACGTGGATATAAATGgcatattaactaaaaaaaaaggaaggaatcaACATGCCAATTCAACATAGTTTTAGATTTCATATGCAATAAAcactgaaaaatattaaaaaagttatagggaaaatatttttccattaataattatttaaaaatatagcaaattatttttttataaaaaaatatgaaaaaaaaaattttgaacgaGTACtagaatttttagattttttccctaaaaaacaggaaaaaaaaatttaaaagtctaTATACCTTATTTTTCAAAGGATATATTCTTAAAACCATTTGTTAtactaaattttctttttacttcctttatttatttatttattataaaaatttatcttttattccaACGACAAATTTTAAAGCACGTAAAGATTAGGGTGCAAATAACCTAcagtaatatttttgttattctaaagtttcaaattGGTAAATACTCTACATAAATTTGGTGTTAAAGTAACATGTAcggcaaaattaaaaattaaaaataaaaagaaggaagTTAAAATAACATCAATGTGCTCTAAAGGCGGTGATTtagcttctttcttttttcttgtttttttggctga
This genomic interval carries:
- the LOC107427693 gene encoding putative disease resistance RPP13-like protein 1, which codes for MEGWILSTSLHVVTEKLLKEGADSNRPLRRIPSTSFVEESKLYGRDSDVEAIVGWLLSDDDDDDDDADACGTNKFALIVGPDGIGKSALAQFVFSDDGINAHFDLLLWVPVLDDFDALRMTRTLLEELPCQPPCNPQEEDASKLQARLKDALAGKNFLLVLDSNCNRNPFDPDVLGILSDFGSSRSKIIMTASTCPEPVLMPTFSIIRHLNPISHDEDCWKLFSEQIFHGVATSSHFPQYLELVGKRLVSKCQGNPFAIKLMACILRLERNPEEWDRILSSPIWNRSEKESDILPALWFSYLSLPQHLKRCFTHCSIYHCGCEFQMQDLISLWMAEGLLEPQNGKTIEEVGEEYFHDLKSRSLIHQSRQNESYFTMHCLVNNLATSLSGQFCLRLENNSSFTPVRRTRHLSYKRREIQDVKKFEALSESKRLRTFLPLGPMEDNKTFKWDRSALTRLFQILTYLRVLSLSMYPITQLPDSIGMLKHLRYLDLSYTQLQAIPDVVCSWVHLQTLLLVCCTALARLPSLMRHLTKLRRLDTTGTPLVEMPPHMSALKDLRTLTNFVLGKGNGSGIKELQNLQLCGRLCISGLQNVIVGDILQANLEGKLQLTDICFKWDGPADNSEVELQVLDNLRPARKLEKLSVFSYRGTRFPEWFGNALFTNLCCICLSDGENCFQLPSLGQLPSLVELYIERFGTLVVISREFYGLVTNPFPCLEILHFSNMPEWQAWLLPGGGALPRLRDLSIINCPKLTGSIPSTKGTPRIEGCPALRILRD